In a single window of the uncultured Fretibacterium sp. genome:
- a CDS encoding dihydroorotase: MTNSLMDKNLTDRSSMDNNRGGAEDILIRGGDVLTASGFERGDLLMRGAVVAALGTNLEAGSARVVDASGLLVVPGLVDIHCHLREPGYEHKEDIASGTAAAAAGGFTSICCMANTDPVNDNAAVTEFIKSRAAERGSAHVYPIAAVTKGLKGEELTEMGELAEAGAVALSDDGQSIRSAQRMRLALRYAGRFGMTIVSHPEDDELTNGGVMNEGYWSTALGLPGVTRAAEETIIARDCRLAGLENARLHVAHVSTAGGAELVREAKRRGWPVTCETAPHYLYATDEWLQDYDTNARVNPPLRTEADRLALIEALKDGTIDCIATDHAPHHADDKNVEFALASSGISGFETALAVCWTALVMPGHMTPEQVLDKLSRAPARVLGLDAGTIEVGKRADVTLIDPRAEWTVDPGKFRSRGKNTPFAGRTLTGAIRCTFLEGRPVYGDGPECR, from the coding sequence ATGACGAACAGCCTGATGGATAAGAATTTGACGGATAGGAGCTCGATGGATAATAATAGGGGAGGCGCGGAGGACATTTTGATTCGGGGCGGCGACGTCCTGACGGCCTCGGGTTTTGAGAGGGGCGACTTGCTGATGCGCGGCGCCGTCGTCGCCGCGCTGGGGACGAACCTGGAGGCTGGGAGCGCCAGGGTGGTCGATGCCTCGGGGCTCTTGGTTGTGCCGGGGCTGGTCGATATCCACTGCCATCTGCGCGAGCCGGGCTACGAACACAAGGAGGACATCGCCTCCGGGACCGCGGCGGCGGCCGCCGGAGGGTTCACCTCCATCTGCTGCATGGCCAACACCGACCCCGTCAACGACAACGCGGCCGTGACGGAATTCATCAAGAGCAGGGCGGCAGAGCGGGGAAGCGCGCATGTGTATCCCATAGCGGCCGTGACGAAGGGGCTGAAGGGGGAGGAGCTCACCGAGATGGGCGAGCTGGCCGAGGCGGGGGCCGTGGCCCTCTCCGACGACGGGCAGTCCATCCGCAGCGCGCAGCGGATGAGGCTGGCGCTCCGCTATGCTGGGCGCTTTGGCATGACGATCGTCTCCCACCCGGAGGACGACGAGCTGACGAACGGCGGCGTCATGAACGAGGGGTACTGGTCGACAGCCTTGGGCCTGCCGGGGGTCACCCGGGCTGCGGAGGAGACGATCATCGCGCGGGACTGCAGGCTCGCGGGGCTGGAGAACGCGCGGCTGCACGTGGCACACGTCTCCACGGCGGGCGGGGCCGAGCTGGTGAGGGAGGCCAAGCGGCGAGGCTGGCCCGTGACCTGCGAGACGGCGCCCCATTACCTCTATGCCACCGACGAGTGGCTCCAGGACTACGACACGAATGCGCGGGTGAACCCACCGCTGCGCACGGAGGCAGATAGGCTGGCCCTGATTGAGGCCCTGAAGGACGGGACGATCGACTGCATCGCCACCGACCACGCGCCGCACCACGCCGACGACAAAAACGTGGAGTTCGCCCTGGCCTCCTCCGGCATATCGGGGTTCGAGACGGCACTCGCGGTCTGCTGGACGGCGCTGGTCATGCCCGGCCATATGACGCCCGAACAGGTGCTGGACAAGCTCTCACGCGCTCCGGCCAGGGTTCTGGGGCTCGATGCGGGGACGATCGAGGTCGGAAAACGCGCGGACGTGACGTTGATCGATCCCCGGGCCGAGTGGACGGTGGACCCCGGGAAGTTTCGGAGCCGCGGGAAGAATACGCCCTTCGCCGGGCGTACCCTGACGGGGGCGATCCGCTGCACCTTCCTCGAGGGACGTCCGGTATACGGGGACGGTCCGGAATGCAGATAG
- the pyrF gene encoding orotidine-5'-phosphate decarboxylase: protein MQIDRLIRAIRERGNPSALGLDTRVEYVPAAFARPHIEAGRPADAVRAFNFALLDGLRDLIPCVKVQAAYYERMGLPGLSCMYDTVAEARRLGYVVILDAKRGDIGATAAAYSEAYLASDAPLSVDFLTVNPYLGSDGVTPFVDDCRTSGRGIFVLVKTSNPSSGEFQDLTVGDGRALFEHVGAKVGEWGAGLIGAEGYSSVGAVVGATYPEQGAWLRRRMPHTFFLLPGYGAQGASAEALAGCFDASGGGALVAASRSLICAHRKAGTDDFVAAARNEALRMRAELKAALG from the coding sequence ATGCAGATAGACCGCCTGATCCGGGCGATTCGTGAGCGCGGCAACCCCTCGGCCCTCGGGCTCGATACCCGGGTCGAATATGTTCCCGCGGCGTTCGCCCGGCCCCACATCGAGGCCGGGAGGCCTGCCGATGCGGTGCGGGCCTTCAACTTCGCTCTGCTCGACGGCCTGAGGGATCTGATCCCCTGCGTGAAGGTCCAGGCGGCCTATTACGAACGGATGGGGCTCCCGGGGCTGTCCTGTATGTACGATACCGTAGCGGAGGCGCGGAGGCTGGGTTACGTCGTGATCCTCGATGCGAAGCGGGGGGACATCGGCGCGACCGCCGCGGCCTACTCCGAGGCGTACCTCGCCTCGGATGCCCCTTTGTCGGTGGATTTCCTGACGGTGAATCCCTACCTGGGCAGTGACGGCGTGACGCCCTTCGTGGATGATTGCCGCACGTCGGGCCGGGGGATCTTCGTCCTGGTCAAGACCTCGAACCCCTCCTCCGGCGAGTTCCAGGACCTGACTGTCGGGGATGGCCGGGCGCTCTTCGAGCATGTGGGGGCGAAGGTCGGGGAGTGGGGGGCCGGCCTCATCGGCGCGGAGGGCTACAGCTCCGTCGGCGCAGTCGTCGGGGCGACGTATCCCGAGCAGGGTGCGTGGCTGCGCCGGCGGATGCCGCACACTTTCTTCCTGCTTCCGGGCTACGGGGCCCAGGGGGCGTCCGCCGAGGCCCTGGCCGGCTGCTTCGACGCGTCCGGAGGGGGGGCGCTCGTCGCGGCGTCGCGGAGCCTCATCTGCGCCCACAGGAAGGCCGGGACCGACGACTTCGTCGCGGCCGCCCGGAACGAGGCACTGCGGATGAGGGCGGAGCTCAAAGCTGCCCTCGGATGA